A stretch of Myroides oncorhynchi DNA encodes these proteins:
- the metH gene encoding methionine synthase, giving the protein MSTTLIQTDIRSLLKERTLVLDGAMGTMLQAYRFSEEDFRGERFADCAHSLKGNNDLLSITQPEAVKEVHRQYLLAGADILSTNTFSSTTIAMADYHLEDIVYELNYQSAKIAREVADEVEALNPDRPRYVAGAIGPTNKTASLSPDVNNPGYRAITFEELRKAYKQQAEALLDGGCDLLLVETIFDTLNAKAALFAIDEIQAERGIDIPIMISGTITDASGRTLSGQTVEAFLISIAHIPLLSIGFNCALGAEQLEPYIKQLSQHAAVNISAHPNAGLPNAFGEYDQTPTEMKQLIDSFLSQNLVQIIGGCCGTTPEHIRLIADAVENNKAARKTHPRSTPKPVLALSGLEPLYVTAEANFINIGERTNVTGSRKFLRLIKEELFDEALAIAREQVEGGAQVIDINMDEGLLDGVHCMTNFLNLIASEPDISKVPIMIDSSKWEIIEAGLRVVQGKAIVNSISLKEGEELFIEHAKLIKRYGAATVVMAFDENGQADSLERRIEICRRSYDILVNQVNFAPQDIIFDPNIFPVATGMEEHNNNALDFFNGTKWIRENLPYANVSGGVSNVSFSFRGNNKVREAMHAAFLYHAIQHGMNMGIVNPEMLEVYDEVDKDLMIHVEDVLLNRRPDATERLLDFAESIKNENNPQITEAKIQEWRSGSIQDRLTHALVKGIEAHVIEDTEEARLSVPQPIQVIEQYLMNGMNVVGDLFGAGKMFLPQVVKSARVMKKAVAYLLPYIEESKKQNAEAHIGNAGKILMATVRGDVHDIGKNIVAVVLACNNYEIIDLGVMVSPEKIIETAIKEQVDIIGLSGLITPSLDEMVHLAKELDKVNCTIPIMIGGATTSRVHTAVKIAPEYKNCVVHVHDASRSVTIANQLLQKEVEATFKGNIRAEYDQLKRDYLGRARDKSYITIDQARANKVKVEWDAKDIVKPNFIGTKTVTVELDELLPFIDWAPYFRSWQLYGKFPEILTDEVVGQTATQVYDDALIMLDKIINERWFEARGILGIFPANQVNDDDIEVYNEQGEALDKLLTLRQQSLKNVKAPNIALADFVAPKDSGLEDYIGLFCVSTGFGVDEKAKLYEDDLDDYSAIMVKVLADRLVEAFAEYLHHRVRKEIWGYASDERLSNAELIKEEYQGIRPAPGYPACPDHLEKGTIWKVLQVEERIGVSLTESYAMYPASSVSGYYFAHPQSRYFGLGKIEQDQLADYAERRNITTEEAERWLSPNLAQNNKLTTNES; this is encoded by the coding sequence ATGTCAACAACACTTATACAGACTGATATCAGAAGCCTATTAAAAGAACGCACTTTAGTACTCGATGGAGCCATGGGTACTATGCTTCAGGCTTACCGATTCTCAGAAGAAGACTTTAGGGGTGAGCGCTTTGCTGATTGTGCTCATTCACTAAAGGGAAATAACGACTTGTTGTCAATCACTCAACCTGAAGCTGTTAAAGAAGTTCACAGACAATATCTTTTAGCAGGAGCTGATATTTTATCGACTAATACCTTCTCAAGTACTACCATAGCTATGGCTGATTACCACCTTGAAGATATAGTATATGAATTAAACTACCAATCGGCTAAAATAGCAAGAGAAGTAGCAGATGAAGTAGAAGCATTAAATCCAGATAGACCCCGCTATGTAGCAGGAGCTATCGGACCGACTAATAAGACTGCAAGTTTATCTCCTGATGTTAATAACCCAGGATATAGAGCTATTACTTTTGAAGAACTTCGCAAAGCTTATAAACAGCAAGCTGAAGCCTTACTAGACGGAGGATGTGATTTACTTTTAGTAGAGACCATATTCGACACGCTAAATGCTAAAGCAGCTTTATTTGCCATAGACGAAATACAAGCAGAGCGAGGGATAGATATTCCGATAATGATATCAGGGACTATTACTGACGCATCAGGACGTACCTTATCAGGGCAAACAGTAGAGGCATTTCTTATTTCTATTGCACATATTCCTTTATTGAGTATTGGATTTAACTGTGCCTTAGGAGCGGAGCAATTAGAGCCGTATATCAAACAGCTAAGTCAACATGCTGCTGTCAACATCTCTGCTCATCCTAATGCAGGTTTGCCTAATGCCTTTGGTGAATATGATCAAACGCCTACGGAGATGAAGCAACTTATCGATAGCTTCCTTAGTCAAAACTTAGTGCAAATCATCGGTGGGTGCTGTGGTACTACACCAGAGCACATCAGGTTGATTGCTGACGCAGTAGAGAATAATAAAGCTGCGAGAAAGACACACCCTCGTAGCACACCTAAACCTGTGCTTGCCTTATCAGGATTAGAACCGCTTTACGTGACTGCCGAAGCTAATTTTATAAACATCGGTGAGCGTACTAACGTTACGGGTTCTCGTAAGTTCCTTCGTTTGATTAAAGAAGAACTATTCGACGAAGCACTTGCCATCGCAAGAGAGCAAGTAGAAGGAGGGGCTCAGGTTATCGATATCAATATGGACGAGGGACTGTTAGACGGTGTACACTGTATGACTAACTTCCTAAACTTGATCGCATCAGAACCAGACATTTCTAAAGTGCCTATTATGATTGATAGTTCTAAATGGGAAATTATAGAAGCCGGTCTTCGCGTTGTACAGGGTAAGGCTATCGTTAACTCTATTAGCCTTAAAGAAGGAGAAGAGTTATTTATCGAACACGCTAAACTTATCAAACGCTATGGCGCTGCTACAGTAGTGATGGCATTTGACGAGAATGGACAAGCGGATTCCTTAGAACGAAGAATAGAGATATGCAGACGCTCTTATGATATATTAGTTAACCAAGTAAATTTCGCACCTCAGGACATCATCTTTGACCCTAACATATTTCCTGTTGCTACAGGGATGGAAGAGCATAATAACAATGCTTTAGACTTTTTTAATGGAACCAAATGGATTAGAGAGAACCTTCCTTATGCCAATGTAAGTGGTGGTGTAAGTAATGTCTCTTTCTCCTTTAGAGGGAACAATAAAGTACGTGAAGCAATGCATGCTGCCTTCCTTTACCACGCTATACAGCACGGTATGAATATGGGGATAGTGAATCCTGAGATGTTAGAAGTCTACGATGAGGTGGATAAGGATCTAATGATACATGTAGAAGACGTTCTTTTAAATAGACGACCTGATGCGACGGAGCGATTACTTGACTTTGCGGAGAGCATTAAGAACGAGAATAATCCTCAAATAACAGAAGCTAAGATACAAGAATGGCGCTCAGGTAGTATCCAAGACCGTTTGACTCACGCTTTAGTGAAGGGTATCGAGGCACATGTAATCGAAGATACTGAAGAAGCCCGCCTTAGCGTACCTCAACCTATCCAAGTGATAGAACAATATCTAATGAATGGGATGAACGTAGTCGGTGACTTATTTGGCGCAGGAAAGATGTTCTTACCTCAGGTAGTAAAGTCTGCCCGTGTGATGAAGAAAGCCGTAGCATATCTGTTGCCTTATATTGAAGAGAGCAAAAAGCAGAATGCAGAAGCACACATCGGTAACGCAGGCAAAATACTAATGGCTACCGTTAGAGGGGATGTACACGATATCGGTAAGAATATAGTAGCGGTAGTATTAGCGTGTAATAACTATGAGATTATCGACCTTGGCGTAATGGTGTCTCCTGAGAAGATCATTGAAACAGCTATTAAGGAGCAAGTAGATATCATCGGATTAAGTGGGCTTATCACACCGTCATTAGATGAGATGGTTCACTTAGCTAAAGAGTTAGACAAGGTCAACTGTACTATCCCGATTATGATCGGTGGGGCAACTACTTCACGTGTTCACACTGCTGTGAAGATAGCACCCGAGTATAAGAACTGTGTCGTACATGTACACGATGCTTCCCGTTCTGTAACTATTGCTAACCAACTTTTACAAAAAGAAGTAGAAGCTACGTTTAAGGGCAATATCAGAGCAGAGTATGATCAGCTGAAACGTGATTACTTAGGAAGAGCAAGAGACAAAAGTTACATCACTATTGACCAAGCTCGTGCTAATAAAGTCAAGGTAGAATGGGATGCTAAGGACATTGTCAAACCTAATTTTATAGGAACTAAAACAGTCACTGTAGAGTTAGACGAGTTATTGCCTTTTATCGACTGGGCACCTTATTTCCGCTCATGGCAGTTATATGGTAAGTTTCCAGAGATATTGACAGATGAGGTAGTCGGACAGACAGCTACACAGGTTTACGACGATGCACTTATTATGTTAGACAAGATTATAAACGAGCGTTGGTTTGAAGCAAGAGGTATCTTAGGTATTTTCCCTGCAAATCAAGTTAACGATGACGACATCGAAGTCTATAACGAACAAGGTGAGGCATTAGACAAGTTACTAACACTGCGTCAACAGTCATTAAAGAATGTAAAAGCACCGAATATAGCACTTGCAGACTTCGTAGCACCTAAAGACAGTGGATTAGAAGACTACATCGGACTGTTCTGTGTAAGCACAGGCTTCGGTGTAGATGAGAAAGCTAAGCTATACGAAGACGACCTTGACGATTACAGTGCGATTATGGTTAAGGTATTAGCAGACCGCTTAGTAGAAGCCTTTGCAGAGTACCTACATCACCGTGTCCGTAAAGAGATTTGGGGATATGCATCAGATGAACGTCTTAGCAATGCAGAATTAATCAAAGAAGAATACCAAGGTATCAGACCTGCACCAGGATATCCAGCTTGTCCTGATCATTTAGAGAAAGGTACAATATGGAAAGTACTACAAGTAGAAGAACGCATCGGTGTAAGCTTAACAGAAAGCTATGCGATGTACCCTGCCTCGTCTGTATCAGGTTATTATTTTGCTCATCCACAAAGTAGATACTTTGGATTGGGAAAAATAGAACAAGACCAATTAGCAGACTATGCAGAAAGAAGAAATATAACGACAGAAGAAGCAGAGCGTTGGTTATCACCCAACTTAGCTCAAAACAATAAATTAACGACTAACGAATCATGA
- a CDS encoding trans-sulfuration enzyme family protein — MSTTNNEEGCCFETQAIRTQTERSQYNEHSTPLYLTSSFVFDDAENMRAVFAEEVDQYSYSRFTNPNQTELVEKIRLFEHAEAGYAFATGMAAVYCSLFPLLKAGDHIVSCSNIFGSTRGLFSTMFPEWGVDTSYFDLNQVYDVEQLIQPNTKILFAESPTNPGVDILDLAHLGEIAKKHNLIFIVDNTFATPYLQNPILLGAHVVIHSATKLIDGQGRACGGVTVGNKEYLNKIYLFGRTIGSSISPFNAWVLSKSLETLAVRVDRHCENALTIAEYLEQHPAVEFTKYPFLPSHPQYEIAKKQMKQGGNIIAFGIKGGLDAGRAFLNALQLCSRSANLGDSRTIVTHPASTTHSKVPAEEKLATGITDNLIRLSVGLENTKDIIRDLEQALAAAQ; from the coding sequence ATGAGTACAACTAACAATGAAGAAGGATGTTGTTTTGAGACACAAGCCATAAGAACACAGACAGAGCGCTCCCAATACAATGAGCATTCTACACCACTTTACCTAACCTCAAGCTTTGTCTTTGACGATGCTGAGAATATGCGTGCCGTATTCGCAGAAGAAGTAGACCAATATTCTTACTCTCGCTTTACTAATCCTAATCAGACAGAACTTGTAGAGAAGATAAGACTATTTGAACACGCAGAAGCAGGATACGCATTTGCAACAGGTATGGCAGCTGTGTACTGTAGCTTGTTCCCTTTATTAAAAGCCGGTGACCACATTGTTTCTTGTTCTAACATCTTTGGTTCTACGAGGGGGTTGTTTAGTACTATGTTTCCTGAGTGGGGAGTTGATACAAGTTACTTTGATCTAAACCAGGTTTACGATGTAGAGCAATTGATTCAACCCAACACGAAGATACTCTTTGCAGAAAGTCCGACTAATCCAGGGGTTGATATATTAGACTTAGCCCACTTAGGAGAGATAGCGAAGAAGCACAACCTTATTTTTATTGTTGACAACACCTTTGCTACACCCTACCTACAGAACCCTATTCTCTTAGGAGCACACGTAGTGATACACTCAGCGACTAAGTTAATCGATGGTCAAGGTAGAGCTTGCGGAGGAGTGACAGTAGGTAATAAAGAATATCTAAATAAGATATACCTATTTGGTCGTACCATCGGCTCGAGCATCTCTCCCTTTAACGCATGGGTGTTATCGAAGAGCCTTGAGACTTTAGCTGTGCGAGTAGATAGACATTGTGAAAATGCCTTGACCATAGCGGAGTATTTAGAACAACACCCAGCGGTAGAGTTTACTAAATACCCTTTCTTACCAAGTCATCCACAATACGAAATAGCAAAAAAACAGATGAAACAAGGAGGTAACATCATTGCCTTTGGTATCAAAGGAGGACTTGATGCAGGTAGAGCATTCTTAAATGCCTTACAGCTATGTAGTCGTTCTGCGAACCTTGGAGATAGTAGAACTATCGTTACACACCCTGCTTCAACAACACATAGTAAAGTTCCTGCAGAAGAAAAACTTGCCACAGGTATTACAGACAACCTGATTCGTCTATCTGTAGGCTTAGAGAATACAAAAGATATTATCCGTGACTTAGAACAAGCATTAGCTGCTGCACAGTAA